The DNA sequence TTCATGTCGATATCGTCGGTCATCAGGAGCCCGTCGAAACCGATACGCCCGCGGATCACCTCGGCGATCACCGTCGGCGAGAGCGTCGCGGGCCGATCGGCGTCCCACGCCTCGAACACGACATGACAGGTCATCCCCATCGGCGCGCGGTTGAGCGTGCGGAACGGCTCGATATCGCGCTCAAGCTCGGCGTCGGAGGCGCGCACCACCGGCAGTTCGTAATGGCTGTCGACCACGCCGCGGCCGTGGCCGGGCATGTGCTTGACCACGCCGACCACCCCGCCCTTCGCCAGCCCATCGAGCATCGCGCGCCCGAGCGCCGCGACCTGCATCGGATCGCTGCCGAAGGTGCGCTCGCCCACCGCCGGGGTCGTCTCGGGCTGGCGCACGTCGAGCAAGGGCGCGCAGTTCACATTGACCCCGACCTCGGCCAGCATCAGCGCGAGCGCCTGGCCGTTCGCCCGCGCCGCCTCGATCGCCGAGGAGGGCGCGAGGTCGTAGAGCTTGTCGAAGGCCGGACCGGCGGGAAAGGCGGGCCATTCGGGCGGCTGCATCCGCGCGACGCGTCCGCCCTCCTGGTCGATCAGGATCGGCACGTCGTCGCGGCCGGACAGCGTGCGCAGGCTGTCGGTGAGCGCCCGCATCTGCGCGCGCGTCTCGCAGTTGCGCTTGAACAGGATGTAGCCGAGCGGATCGGCCTCACGGAAAAAGGCGCGTTCGTGGTCAGTGAGTTCAGGGCCGGACAGGCCGAAGATGACGGGCTTCATGCCACGTCTCCGGCCAAGCGAGTTGACAAAGTTGACAGATACGCAGGCATTTGCGCGACCGAACCAAACCGACTGATCATCCGCCAACTAGATCAGGCGCAATCCAACTTTTCCAGCGGAATCAGCTTAATTCCTCCCCCACCGGGGAGGTGGCATCGCGAAGCGATGACGGAGGGGCCGCCGTGCGTGAGCACGGCGGGCTGCGCCCAAATCCTCATTGACGCCGGCTCTAGTTGTTGTGTAAACACAACACATCTTCCTTGATTCGCGATGATTTTGTGAAAACTCTATATAACCGCATTGCTGTTTTTCGGGCGGAGCGCGGCGTGTCCCGCCGCGAACTCTCCGAAGCGGTCGGCGTAAACAACCAGACGATCGGCTATCTAGAGCGCGGCGACTACAAGCCAAGCCTCGAACTCGCGATGAAGATCGCCGACTATTTCGGCGTGCCGATCGAGCTGCTCTTTTCCTTCCGTCCCTTCGAATCCGTCGCTGAGACATTGCGCCGCGCCGCCGCGGCCGGAGACCAACCGCTATGACCCTGCTCGAGAAAATGGACCGCCTGGTCTATGCGACACGGCTCGATCGCCTCATCTTCATGAAGATGCAGCCGCGTGCCTTCCGCTGGACGCCGCTGCTGGTGATCGCGGCCCTGATCGTGGGCTATGTGCTGATGGCCAAGACAGGAGTCGCGATCGCTGCAGATTTTTTGATCGGGTGGTTGATCTTCTATGGCGCAATCGTCGCCGCAGGTTTGCTTCGCGCCTTGGGGCCGCGATTCACGGCGACTGTGAACCGGCCGCTGGATGAACGCGAACTCATGGTGAAGGCTCGCGCGCACGCCACCTCGGGCGTCGTGCTCGCTATGATAATTACGCTTGGCTGCTTCTACATGGCTAGCACAGGCGTTCCATGGCTTTGGCACCCGCAATTTATGGACTGGTTCAATCTCGGCTTCGGGATTCAAGCGGTCAGCACGCTCCTGCCCACCTGGATCGCCAGTTGGCTCGAGCCGGCGCCAGTCGTGGATCCCGACGACTGACCCATCAGCTCGCTTCGCCAAAGGATCTCTTCCATCGTCGGCTGAGCGATCGTTTCAGCACAGCCTGAGGGGGGAATTGATCAGTTCGGCGCCAGGAAGCAGGCCTCGCCCGCAGCCCTGAGCTTGCCGCAAAGTTCACGCGCCTGGCTGTTGGAGCCGGCATTGACGCGCAGGCGATAGACGGTCTTGCCGTTGACCTCCGCCTTCTCGACCGACTTGCCGAGCGGCGCGAGATAGTTGAACCGCTTGGACAGCCGCGCCCAGGCGCCGTTGGCGCCGCCCTCGGCCGGGAAGGAACCGAGCTGGATGACCGAGCTGCCCGCCGAGGGTCCGGGGGCGCGCTGCGACGGCGCCGCGGCCGTGGCGGCGGCCGGTGCGGAGGGCACCGGTGCCGTGACGCGGCTGGAGCCCGTCGTCGGTTTCGGCGTCGCCTTGGGTGCGGCCTTGCCCGCGACCGGGGCCTCGGGCAGCGCGCCGACATTGATCGAGCCGTTGGTGGTCGCGCCCTCGCTCGCGGCGAACACCGTGTCGCCCTCGCCGTCCACCTTCATGCCGCCGGGATCGTCGGGCTTGACCTTGTAGTCGCCCTCGGCCGCATTGATCAGCGCGCCGCTGCCCCCGCCTCCGCCGCCATTGCGCTGAAGCACCCACCAGCCGCCGACCGCCGCCAGGACGACCGCGAGACCCGCCGCGACGAGCCAGAGGGTGCGCGCCACCGGCGGCTTCTCCTCATAATCCTCGTCCGCCGTTTCCAGCCAGGGCAGGCGGTCGCCGCTCTCGACTTCGTTCACCGCCGCCGCATCGGCTTCGGTCTCGTCCGGCTTTTCCTCTCCTGCGTTCATCAGTTCAGCTCCTGAACCGCCTCCACGCCCATGATGCTGAGGCCGTTACGGATAACCTGCCCGATCGCATCGGCGAGGAAAAGCCGCGCGCAAGTTACCGGCACATTGTCGGTCAGCAGGAAGCGGCGCGCGGGATCGTCGTTGCCCATATTGTAGAGCGCATGGAATTCGGCAGCCAAGTCATAGAGATAGAAGGCGATTCTGTGCGGCTCGCGCGCTCCGGCGGCGCCTTCGACGACGCGCGGGAACTGCGCGGCGAGCTTCACCAGCGCGAGCTCGCGTGTATCAAGCAGGGACAGGTCGGCGTCTGCGCATGCAATAGCTGCATCCGCACGCTTGCGGTGAAGCGACGCGACTCGGGCGTGGGCGTACTGGACGTAGAACACCGGATTGTCCTTCGACGCCTCGACCACCTTGGCGAAATCGAAGTCCATCTGGGCATCGGCCTTGCGCGTCAGCATGGTGAAGCGGACGACGTCCTTGCCGACCTCGTTCACAACATCGGCGAGCGTGACGAAATTGCCCGAGCGCTTGGACATCTTGACCGGCTCGCCCGCGCGCAGCAGGCGGACCATCTGGACCAGCTTGACGTCAAAGCGCGTCTTGCCGCCGGTCAGCGCCGCGACCGCCGCGACGATGCGCTTGACCGTACCCGCATGGTCGGCGCCCCAGATGTCGATCAGCTGGTCGGCTTCCTGCGCCTTCTGGAAATGATAGGCGAGGTCGGCGCCGAAATAGGTCCATTGCCCGTTCGACTTCTTGATCGGGCGATCCTGGTCGTCGCCGAACCGGGTCGAGCGGAACAGCGGCAGCTCGACCGGCTCCCAGTCCTCGGGCGTCTCGCCCTTGGGCGCCTCGAGCAGGCCGTCATAGACGAGATCGTGCTCGCGCAGCCACTTCTCGGCGGCTTCGGGCTTGCCTTCGGCCTGAAGCTCGGCCTCCGAGGAGAACAGGTCATGGTGGATGCCGAGTAAGGCGAGGTCGGCCTTGATCATCACCAGCATCGCGGCGACGGCTTCCTTGCGGAACAGCACGAGCCATTCTTCCTCGGGCTTGCCGACGAAGGCGTCGCCATGCTCGGCGGCGAGCTTCGCGCCGACCGGCTTCAGGTAATCGCCCGGATACAAGCCCTCGGGGATCTCGCCGACGTCTTCGCCCAGCGCCTCGCGGTAGCGCAGGTGCGCCGAGCGGGCGAGCGTGTCGACCTGCCCGCCCGCGTCGTTGACATAATATTCGCGCACGACCTTGTGCCCGACCCATTCGAGCAGGCTGGCGAGCGCATCGCCCACCACCGCGCCGCGGCAATGGCCCATGTGCATCGGGCCCGTGGGGTTGGCCGAGACATACTCGACGTTGACGGTGACGCCTTCGCCGGCCTTGGAGCGGCCGTACGCGTCGCCATCGGCGTTGATCGCCTGGAGCTCATCGCGCCAGGTGGCGTCGGTCAGCGCCAGGTTGATGAAGCCCGGCCCGGCGACCGACACCGCCGAGACCTCGTCGAGCTTCTCGAGCTCGGCGGCGATCTTCTCGGCGAGCGCACGCGGGTTGGTCCCCGCGGGCTTGGCGAGCACCATCGCCGCGTTGGTCGCGAGGTCGCCGTGAGTCACGTCGCGCGGCGGCTCCACCGTCACCGCGCGTCGCTCCAGCCCCGCCGGCAGGTCGCCCGACGCGACCAGCGCATCGAGGGCAGCGTCGAGATGAGCGGCGAAACGGGTGTAGAGCGTCATTTGCGGGTCCGATGATTGCAGGAGCGCGGGCCTCTAGCGCACCCACGCGGTTTCGTCACGCGGCGTGCGGCGGCGTTTCGGCGCCACTCTCGCAAACACGGGATAACAAAGCTAAGTTGAGCCCGCACGCTCAAGGAGAGGCGGCATGACCGGAGCCGACGCTGCGCTCATCTTCGCGGGCCCTGACGGGGTGATCCGCATCTGGAACGCTGCCGCCGAGCGGCTGCTGGGCCATCACGCCGAGGAGGCGATCGGACGCCGGATGGATCTGGTGATCCCGCCCGACTATCGCGATCGGCACTGGGCCGGCTTCAATGCGGCGATGGCAGCCGCCGACGGGGTGATCGATCACCTGTCGTACGACATCCCCGCGCTGCACCGGGATGGCACGGTCCTGCGCATCGAGGTCCGCCTGCTGGTGGTGCACGACAGCCGCAACCGCGTGGTCGGCGCGGTGGCGGTGTTCACGCCCGCGGACGCGGAGGCGCCGCCGCTCGAACGGCTCTAACGGGCCGGAACGACTGCCGCCACGGCAGCCCGGCCGCGCCGCGCCGCGATAATCCCGCCGACCGCATAGACCGCAAGCCCGGTCCAGATCAGCGCGAAGCAGATCGCGTGCGCCATCGTCATCGTCTCGCCGAAGAAGGTGATGGCGAGCACGAACTGCATCGTCGGCGCGAGATACTGGAGCAGGCCGAGCGTCGAATAGGGCAGCCGGCGTGCGGCGGCGGCGAACAGCAGCAGCGGGGTCGCGGTGACGATGCCCGACACGGTGAGCGCGGTGGTCCATAGCGGCGTCTGGCCGAAGCCGAGCCCGGCATGGCTCGACAGCCAGAACAGATAGCCCGCGGCGATCGGCGCGAGGATCGCGGTCTCGATCGCCAGGCCCTCAAGGGACTCGACCGGCGCGATCTTGCGCACCAGGCCGTAGAAACCGAAGGTGAAGGCGAGCGTCAGGCTGATCCAGATGCCCTGCCCTGCGCCCGCCGCGAGCACCGCGACGCCAAGTCCGGCGAGCGCCACCGCAATGATCTGCGCCACGCCCAGCCGCTCGCGCAGCAGCACGACGCCGATCAGCACGTTGACCAGCGGGTTGAGGAAATAGCCGAGGCTGGCCTCCATCACATGATGGTGCTGGACCGCCCAGACATAGACCAGCCAGTTGACCGAGATCAGCGCCGCGCTCATCGCGAGGAAGCCCATCGCGCGCCGGCTGCGCAGCGCCGCGACGAGCGCCGGGCCGCGGCGCAGCACCAGGATCAGGGCGCCGAGCAGCGCGACCGACCACAGCACGCGCATCGCCACCACTTCGCCCGCATCGACTCTGTCGAGCAGCCAGAAGAACAGCGGCAGCAGGCCCCAGATGCCATAGGCGCCCAGCCCCTGGAGCAGGCCGGTGCGGTCGAGGCGCTCGGGGGCTGGCAGGGGATCGGCGCGGGCCATGCCCGGCAAGTAGGCACGATGCTGCGCTGCGCCAAGGCATCGTGCCTATCGCGTCACCAAGCAATGGTTGCGACTGAAACCTTACGGTCAGGCGCGGATGAGACCGTCGATAACCTTGGCGCTCTTCTGATCCGGGAACAGCGCCGGCATCGCGCGCTGCGGATCGATCGCGAAGTGCGAGGCGACCGCGCTGCCGATGACCGTATCGAGGCTGGTGGTGGGCTTGAGGTCGCGCGCCTCATAGAGTGCCGCATCGGCGAGGCCCGGCCAGTCGGCCGCGACGCGCCCGCCCTTGACCGCGCCGCCGAGCAGCCAGGCGACCGATGCGGTGCCGTGATCGGTGCCGCCGGTGCCGTTGACCTTGACCGTGCGGCCGAACTCGGTCGCGACCAGCACCATCGTCTTGCTCCACAGCGGACCGAGCCCGGTCTTGAGCGAAGCGATCATCTGGTCGAGCCCGTTGAGCTGGTTGCCAAGCCGCCCGCGCTGGCCGGCATGCGTATCCCAGCCGCCCGTCTCGATCATCGCGATCCGCGCGCCGTTGCCGGCGGTAAGCAGCTTGGCGGCGAGCGCGCCGGTCGCCGCGGCGTTGCGCCCGCCATTGGCACCGAGATCGCTGGTCAGCGTGCGCGTCGCGGTCGCCTGCTGCCAGAGCGCGTGGAGCTGCGGATCCTCGGCATAGAGGGTGGTCACCCGCGCGAGCAGATCGTCCGACGCGTCGGGTAGGACCGAGGGAGCGTAGGACGTCACCTCGACCTTGCCGCGCATCGCCATCGGGATCGTCGCGGCGACCGCGATCGCCTTGCGCTCCTCGTCGGGCAGCACCGCGAGCAGGCGGTTGAGCCAGCCGTCCTTGAGCTGATAGGCCGAGGTGCCCCCGGTCTCGAGCACGTTCTGCGCATCGAAATGCGAACGGTCGCGATACGGCGAGGCGACGGCGTGGAAGAACAGCGCCTCTTTCGACGCGTAGAGCTGCGCGACATTCTTGAGATTGGGGTGCAGCGCGAACATCGAGTCGAGCTTGATCCCCTGCGCAAATTCCTCCGCGAGCGCGCCACGCTGGGCGGCGAAGGCGGGGTCGCCGACCGGGGCCAGCGTGCCGAGGCCGTCGGCCGCGCCGCGCTGGATGATGAACACGAAGCGCTTGTCGGTCGCCGCCTTCGCAAAGGCGAGCCGCGGCGCGAAGCCCAGCGAGAGTGCGCCCGCGGCGCCGGTGACAACGAAATTACGGCGGT is a window from the Sphingomonas sp. BT-65 genome containing:
- the nagZ gene encoding beta-N-acetylhexosaminidase, translating into MKPVIFGLSGPELTDHERAFFREADPLGYILFKRNCETRAQMRALTDSLRTLSGRDDVPILIDQEGGRVARMQPPEWPAFPAGPAFDKLYDLAPSSAIEAARANGQALALMLAEVGVNVNCAPLLDVRQPETTPAVGERTFGSDPMQVAALGRAMLDGLAKGGVVGVVKHMPGHGRGVVDSHYELPVVRASDAELERDIEPFRTLNRAPMGMTCHVVFEAWDADRPATLSPTVIAEVIRGRIGFDGLLMTDDIDMKALSGTAGEKAAAAIAAGCDVALDCWARMDEMVEIAGRLGDAPAATLARLERAMASVRPEEAPMDALLAKRDELLALA
- a CDS encoding helix-turn-helix transcriptional regulator, whose protein sequence is MIRDDFVKTLYNRIAVFRAERGVSRRELSEAVGVNNQTIGYLERGDYKPSLELAMKIADYFGVPIELLFSFRPFESVAETLRRAAAAGDQPL
- a CDS encoding SPOR domain-containing protein; its protein translation is MNAGEEKPDETEADAAAVNEVESGDRLPWLETADEDYEEKPPVARTLWLVAAGLAVVLAAVGGWWVLQRNGGGGGGSGALINAAEGDYKVKPDDPGGMKVDGEGDTVFAASEGATTNGSINVGALPEAPVAGKAAPKATPKPTTGSSRVTAPVPSAPAAATAAAPSQRAPGPSAGSSVIQLGSFPAEGGANGAWARLSKRFNYLAPLGKSVEKAEVNGKTVYRLRVNAGSNSQARELCGKLRAAGEACFLAPN
- the argS gene encoding arginine--tRNA ligase, with product MTLYTRFAAHLDAALDALVASGDLPAGLERRAVTVEPPRDVTHGDLATNAAMVLAKPAGTNPRALAEKIAAELEKLDEVSAVSVAGPGFINLALTDATWRDELQAINADGDAYGRSKAGEGVTVNVEYVSANPTGPMHMGHCRGAVVGDALASLLEWVGHKVVREYYVNDAGGQVDTLARSAHLRYREALGEDVGEIPEGLYPGDYLKPVGAKLAAEHGDAFVGKPEEEWLVLFRKEAVAAMLVMIKADLALLGIHHDLFSSEAELQAEGKPEAAEKWLREHDLVYDGLLEAPKGETPEDWEPVELPLFRSTRFGDDQDRPIKKSNGQWTYFGADLAYHFQKAQEADQLIDIWGADHAGTVKRIVAAVAALTGGKTRFDVKLVQMVRLLRAGEPVKMSKRSGNFVTLADVVNEVGKDVVRFTMLTRKADAQMDFDFAKVVEASKDNPVFYVQYAHARVASLHRKRADAAIACADADLSLLDTRELALVKLAAQFPRVVEGAAGAREPHRIAFYLYDLAAEFHALYNMGNDDPARRFLLTDNVPVTCARLFLADAIGQVIRNGLSIMGVEAVQELN
- a CDS encoding PAS domain-containing protein; translation: MTGADAALIFAGPDGVIRIWNAAAERLLGHHAEEAIGRRMDLVIPPDYRDRHWAGFNAAMAAADGVIDHLSYDIPALHRDGTVLRIEVRLLVVHDSRNRVVGAVAVFTPADAEAPPLERL
- the rarD gene encoding EamA family transporter RarD, with protein sequence MARADPLPAPERLDRTGLLQGLGAYGIWGLLPLFFWLLDRVDAGEVVAMRVLWSVALLGALILVLRRGPALVAALRSRRAMGFLAMSAALISVNWLVYVWAVQHHHVMEASLGYFLNPLVNVLIGVVLLRERLGVAQIIAVALAGLGVAVLAAGAGQGIWISLTLAFTFGFYGLVRKIAPVESLEGLAIETAILAPIAAGYLFWLSSHAGLGFGQTPLWTTALTVSGIVTATPLLLFAAAARRLPYSTLGLLQYLAPTMQFVLAITFFGETMTMAHAICFALIWTGLAVYAVGGIIAARRGRAAVAAVVPAR
- a CDS encoding DUF1501 domain-containing protein, translating into MLNRRNFVVTGAAGALSLGFAPRLAFAKAATDKRFVFIIQRGAADGLGTLAPVGDPAFAAQRGALAEEFAQGIKLDSMFALHPNLKNVAQLYASKEALFFHAVASPYRDRSHFDAQNVLETGGTSAYQLKDGWLNRLLAVLPDEERKAIAVAATIPMAMRGKVEVTSYAPSVLPDASDDLLARVTTLYAEDPQLHALWQQATATRTLTSDLGANGGRNAAATGALAAKLLTAGNGARIAMIETGGWDTHAGQRGRLGNQLNGLDQMIASLKTGLGPLWSKTMVLVATEFGRTVKVNGTGGTDHGTASVAWLLGGAVKGGRVAADWPGLADAALYEARDLKPTTSLDTVIGSAVASHFAIDPQRAMPALFPDQKSAKVIDGLIRA